A genomic segment from Dietzia psychralcaliphila encodes:
- a CDS encoding VWA domain-containing protein, with product MAARHSASSRGEKSTARGVVHVGLGLLAAVLIIGVVVAGLSRAGVGGFCIDAAEVTVAAEPDIVDHVETLAGGAGGCYSYEVAAASSADMAVRFVSGQDLPDIWVPDSAVRLAQVSQDVQIPFETVLNSIASTPVIIASSGIELDLSTWTSALATPRLAMGDPVRSGSADAPILAATSEVETMRSTAEALATSMAALAQGQAGRQDVPPTARDLLDRVSGAGGAAIVSEQQAELARRDAPESGLVLAAPRTGAVFLGYPLAVTTQDPVRRDEVTEAAEELRAATASTDFASGLAEDGFRGADRAPLAGGAGVGEVEALVVRDPNRLHSALQRWRLLATPGRSLVLVDTSGSMGFPMAGTDYTRIQALVDTAAAGLGQFPDDAALGVWAFGGAAGRDGNPYVEVAPIQRLEVPTAEGIHRDSLAAALASLPGVVGGGTDLHRTVLDAYAMVRSTYDPDMINSIIVISDGANDTVSGLAGDDFLDRLREMVDPSRPVIVVTVGLLDDADPETLAEISRATGGSSHVARTPEEIVRVFAAAIGQRGGV from the coding sequence ATGGCCGCCAGGCACAGTGCGTCGTCGCGCGGGGAGAAGTCGACGGCCCGCGGGGTCGTCCACGTGGGACTGGGGCTCCTGGCGGCGGTCCTCATCATCGGGGTCGTGGTCGCAGGCCTGTCCAGGGCCGGGGTGGGAGGGTTCTGCATCGACGCGGCCGAGGTCACCGTGGCCGCCGAACCCGACATCGTCGACCACGTGGAGACCCTCGCCGGCGGGGCGGGAGGGTGCTACTCCTACGAGGTCGCGGCGGCCTCCTCGGCGGACATGGCGGTTCGGTTCGTCTCCGGGCAGGATCTGCCGGACATCTGGGTCCCGGACTCCGCGGTCCGACTCGCACAGGTGTCCCAGGACGTGCAGATCCCCTTCGAGACCGTCCTCAACTCCATCGCGTCGACCCCGGTGATCATCGCCTCCAGTGGTATCGAGCTCGATTTGTCCACGTGGACGTCCGCTCTCGCCACGCCGCGGCTGGCGATGGGCGACCCGGTCCGTTCCGGATCCGCCGACGCGCCGATCCTCGCGGCGACCTCGGAGGTCGAGACGATGCGTTCGACGGCCGAGGCGCTCGCCACCTCCATGGCCGCGCTCGCGCAGGGCCAGGCCGGCCGCCAGGACGTCCCCCCGACGGCGCGCGACCTGCTCGACCGGGTCTCCGGCGCCGGCGGTGCCGCGATCGTGAGCGAGCAGCAGGCCGAGCTGGCCCGGCGGGACGCACCGGAGTCGGGGCTCGTCCTTGCTGCTCCGCGTACCGGCGCGGTGTTCCTCGGGTACCCCCTCGCCGTGACCACCCAGGACCCGGTCCGCAGGGACGAGGTCACCGAGGCCGCGGAGGAGTTGCGTGCCGCCACCGCTTCGACAGATTTCGCCTCCGGGCTCGCCGAGGACGGGTTCAGGGGCGCGGACCGGGCACCTCTGGCCGGAGGGGCAGGAGTCGGTGAGGTCGAGGCCCTGGTGGTCCGCGACCCGAACCGTCTGCACAGCGCGCTGCAGCGATGGCGGTTGCTCGCCACTCCGGGCCGATCCCTGGTCCTGGTGGACACCTCGGGGTCCATGGGTTTCCCGATGGCGGGGACGGACTACACGAGGATCCAGGCACTCGTCGACACCGCGGCGGCGGGCCTCGGACAGTTCCCCGACGACGCCGCGCTCGGAGTGTGGGCGTTCGGCGGGGCCGCGGGGCGGGACGGGAACCCGTACGTGGAGGTGGCCCCGATCCAGCGCCTCGAGGTCCCGACCGCCGAGGGGATCCACCGGGACTCGCTCGCGGCTGCCCTGGCGTCGCTGCCCGGTGTGGTCGGTGGCGGCACGGATCTCCATCGGACCGTCCTCGACGCATACGCAATGGTCCGATCCACCTACGACCCCGACATGATCAACTCCATCATCGTGATCTCCGACGGGGCCAACGACACCGTGTCGGGCCTGGCCGGGGATGATTTCCTGGACAGACTCCGTGAGATGGTCGACCCGTCCAGGCCGGTGATCGTGGTGACCGTCGGCCTGCTCGACGACGCGGATCCGGAGACCCTCGCCGAGATCTCCCGGGCGACGGGAGGCAGTAGTCACGTGGCCCGTACGCCCGAGGAGATCGTCCGCGTGTTCGCCGCCGCGATAGGCCAACGGGGCGGCGTCTGA
- a CDS encoding DUF485 domain-containing protein, giving the protein MHSSPEFQELRSKFRAFVFPMTIAFLLWYFLYVLLAVYATDFMGTKVFGNITWGLIIGLAQFVTTFLITFLYIRFANRVIDPRAAAIRHELEGEVA; this is encoded by the coding sequence ATGCACTCCAGCCCGGAATTTCAGGAGTTGCGCAGCAAGTTCAGGGCGTTCGTCTTCCCCATGACGATCGCCTTCCTCCTCTGGTACTTCCTCTACGTGCTACTGGCGGTCTACGCGACCGATTTCATGGGGACCAAGGTCTTCGGGAACATCACCTGGGGTCTGATCATCGGGCTGGCACAGTTCGTCACGACGTTCCTCATCACGTTCCTCTACATCCGGTTCGCCAACCGCGTGATCGATCCCCGCGCGGCTGCGATCCGCCACGAGCTGGAAGGTGAGGTGGCCTGA
- a CDS encoding solute symporter family protein, translating into MDDWLININELTPGEQVGSTLLNMVVFGVFIVITMTLVLRASKSTKSTKDFYTGGSTFTGPQNGFAIAGDYLSAASFLGIAGAIAINGYDGFLYSIGFLVAWLVALLLVAELMRNTGRFTMADVLSFRLNQRPVRMAAALATLAVCLFYLIAQMAGAGGLVALLLNINDSTGQAIVVAAVGLLMIVYVLVGGMKGTTYVQMVKAVLLVGGVLIMCLFVLVAVRGNFSALLGEAVANSGKDLLSPGLQYGATETSKLDFISLSIALVFGTAGLPHVLMRFYTVPTAKEARRSVTWAIALIGSFYLFTLVLGFGAAAMVGSDVIEAAPGGVNSAAPLLAFALGGEIFLGIISAVAFATILAVVAGLAITASASFAHDIYNGVIKHGQATEKDQLRVSRITVVVIGIASIIMGIGAMGQNIAFLVALAFAIAASANLPTILYSLFWKRFNTTGALFSMYGGLISTLLLIALSPAVSGSEKSMIPNMDFALFPLSNPGIVSIPLAFLLGIIGTFLGKKDEFPQKRVEMEVRSLTGVGVEKTINH; encoded by the coding sequence ATGGACGACTGGCTGATCAACATCAACGAACTCACACCGGGAGAGCAGGTCGGAAGCACCCTGCTCAACATGGTCGTGTTCGGCGTCTTCATCGTCATCACCATGACCCTCGTGCTGCGCGCCTCCAAGTCGACCAAATCCACCAAGGACTTCTACACCGGTGGCTCGACCTTCACGGGACCGCAGAACGGGTTCGCGATCGCCGGCGACTATCTCTCGGCGGCCTCGTTCCTCGGCATCGCCGGCGCCATCGCCATCAACGGCTATGACGGTTTCCTCTACTCCATCGGCTTCCTGGTGGCCTGGTTGGTCGCACTGTTGCTCGTCGCCGAGCTGATGCGTAACACCGGTCGGTTCACCATGGCCGACGTGCTCAGTTTCCGACTCAACCAGCGGCCCGTCCGCATGGCCGCCGCGCTGGCGACCCTGGCGGTCTGCCTCTTCTACCTCATCGCCCAGATGGCGGGCGCGGGTGGACTGGTCGCCCTGCTGCTCAACATCAACGACTCGACCGGACAGGCGATCGTCGTCGCGGCCGTCGGACTCCTGATGATCGTCTACGTCCTTGTCGGCGGCATGAAGGGCACGACCTACGTGCAGATGGTCAAGGCCGTTCTGCTCGTCGGCGGCGTGCTGATCATGTGTCTGTTCGTCCTGGTGGCGGTGCGGGGCAACTTCTCGGCCCTCCTCGGCGAGGCCGTGGCCAATTCCGGCAAGGACCTCCTCAGCCCGGGTCTCCAGTACGGTGCCACCGAGACCAGCAAGCTCGACTTCATCTCGTTGTCGATCGCCCTGGTCTTCGGTACCGCCGGCCTCCCGCACGTGCTGATGCGCTTCTACACCGTCCCCACGGCCAAGGAGGCCCGTCGCTCGGTCACCTGGGCGATCGCGCTCATCGGGTCCTTCTACCTGTTCACCCTCGTCCTCGGCTTCGGTGCCGCGGCGATGGTGGGATCGGACGTCATCGAGGCGGCGCCGGGCGGCGTGAACTCGGCGGCCCCGCTGCTGGCCTTCGCGCTCGGCGGCGAGATCTTCCTCGGAATCATCTCGGCGGTGGCCTTCGCGACGATCCTCGCGGTGGTCGCGGGCCTGGCGATCACCGCGTCGGCGTCGTTCGCCCACGACATCTACAACGGGGTGATCAAGCACGGGCAGGCCACCGAGAAGGACCAGTTGCGCGTGTCGCGGATCACCGTGGTCGTGATCGGTATCGCGTCCATCATCATGGGCATCGGGGCCATGGGGCAGAACATCGCGTTCCTCGTCGCCCTCGCCTTTGCCATCGCGGCCTCGGCGAACCTGCCGACGATCCTCTACTCGCTGTTCTGGAAGCGGTTCAACACGACCGGTGCGCTGTTCTCCATGTACGGCGGTCTGATCAGCACACTCCTGCTGATCGCGCTGTCGCCGGCGGTCTCCGGCAGTGAGAAGTCGATGATCCCCAACATGGACTTCGCGCTGTTCCCCCTGTCCAACCCGGGCATCGTGTCGATCCCGCTGGCGTTCCTGCTCGGCATCATCGGTACGTTCCTCGGCAAGAAGGACGAGTTCCCGCAGAAGCGGGTCGAGATGGAGGTCCGCTCCCTCACCGGCGTCGGTGTGGAGAAGACGATCAACCACTGA
- the rplM gene encoding 50S ribosomal protein L13 — protein sequence MSTYTPKPGDVTRAWYVIDATDVVLGRLAVQVANILRGKHKPQFAPNADTGDFVIIINADKVAISSNKRERVMHHRHSGFPGGLKSQSLGKAMDTRPDRVVEKAVKGMLPSNKLGRAVASKLKVYAGPEHPHAAQQPVPYEIKQVAQ from the coding sequence GTGTCCACGTACACCCCCAAGCCCGGGGACGTGACGCGCGCCTGGTACGTCATCGACGCCACTGATGTGGTTCTCGGTCGACTCGCCGTACAGGTCGCCAACATTCTCCGCGGCAAGCACAAGCCGCAGTTCGCCCCGAACGCCGACACCGGCGACTTCGTCATCATCATCAACGCCGACAAGGTCGCGATCTCGTCTAACAAGCGCGAGCGCGTCATGCATCACCGCCACTCCGGTTTCCCGGGCGGGCTCAAGTCGCAGTCCCTCGGCAAGGCCATGGACACGCGCCCCGACCGCGTCGTCGAGAAGGCTGTCAAGGGCATGCTCCCGAGCAACAAGCTCGGTCGTGCCGTTGCCTCCAAGCTGAAGGTGTACGCGGGCCCCGAGCATCCGCACGCCGCCCAGCAGCCCGTGCCCTACGAGATCAAGCAGGTGGCCCAGTGA
- the rpsI gene encoding 30S ribosomal protein S9, with amino-acid sequence MTDENITPEAELADDTVAELAAEVAEDYSEADYAGGSDFVADAETQLAPIVSSGPTQAVGRRKEAVARVRLVPGSGQFTLNGRTLEEYFPNKVHQQLVKSPLVLVEREEQFDIVSLLHGGGPSGQAGALRLAIARALIEYAPDDRPALKKAGFLTRDARAVERKKAGLKKARKAPQYSKR; translated from the coding sequence GTGACCGACGAGAACATCACCCCCGAGGCCGAGCTCGCCGATGACACGGTGGCGGAACTCGCCGCCGAGGTCGCCGAGGACTACAGCGAGGCCGACTACGCCGGTGGCAGCGACTTCGTGGCCGACGCCGAGACCCAGCTGGCGCCGATCGTGTCCTCCGGTCCGACGCAGGCGGTGGGACGTCGCAAGGAGGCCGTCGCCCGCGTCCGCCTCGTGCCCGGCTCCGGTCAGTTCACCCTGAACGGTCGTACTCTCGAGGAGTACTTCCCGAACAAGGTGCACCAGCAGCTCGTCAAGTCGCCGCTGGTCCTCGTCGAGCGCGAGGAGCAGTTCGACATCGTGAGCCTCCTCCACGGTGGTGGGCCCTCGGGTCAGGCCGGCGCGCTGCGCCTGGCCATCGCCCGTGCGCTCATCGAGTACGCCCCGGACGACCGCCCGGCCCTCAAGAAGGCCGGCTTCCTCACCCGGGACGCCCGCGCCGTCGAGCGCAAGAAGGCCGGCCTCAAGAAGGCCCGTAAGGCACCGCAGTACTCGAAGCGCTGA